The Gouania willdenowi chromosome 3, fGouWil2.1, whole genome shotgun sequence genome includes a region encoding these proteins:
- the LOC114461173 gene encoding hexokinase-1-like gives MIAAQLLAYYFTELKDDQVKKIDKYLYSMRFSDETLLDITHRFQIELVQGLGRDTSPTASLKMLPTFVHSIPDGSEKGDFIALDLGGSNFRILHVKVSHEKKQTVQMESEIYDTPEDIIHGSGTKLFDHVADCLCDFMEKHKLKDKKLPVGFTFSFPCNQTKLDEGILITWTKRFKTTGVEGMDVVQLLNKAIEKRGDFSADIMAVVNDTVGTMMTCGFDDQRCEVGIIIGTGTNACYMEELRHIDLVEGDEGRMCVNTEWGAFGDDGRLEDIRTEFDREIDRGSLNPGKQLFEKMVSGMYLGELVRLILVKMAREGMLFEGRITPELLTKETFQTKHISAIEKSKEGLTKAKEILTNLGLEPSTEDCIGVQHVCAVVSFRSANLIAAALAGILKRLKENKGVTRLRTTVGIDGSLYKMHPQYARRLHKTVRRLVPDSDVRFLLSESGSGKGAAMVTAVAYRLAEQSRQIAEMLSEFCLTKEQLLEVKARMRTEILTGLSKSTQDSATVKMLPTFVRSTPDGSEHGDFLALDLGGTNFRVLLVKIRSGKRRTVEMHNKIYAIPLEVMQGTGEELFDHIVHCISDFLDYMGMKNTRLPLGFTFSFPCRQTSLDAGILLTWTKGFKATDCEGENVVELLKDAIKRREEFDLDVVAVVNDTVGTMMTCAYEEPTCEVGLIAGTGSNACYMEEMRNIEMVEGDEGRMCVNMEWGAFGDNGCLDDIRTDYDRAVDDFSLNPGQQRYEKMCSGMYLGEIVRNILIDMTKKGFLFRGQISETLKTRGIFETKFLSQIESDRLALLQVRSILQHLGLDSTCDDSIIVKEVCGVVARRAAQLCGAGMAAVVDKIRENRGLEHMNITVGVDGTLYKLHPHFSPIMHQTVKELAPQCNVNFLLSEDGSGKGAALITAVGCRLRQELNDK, from the exons atgattgcagCCCAGCTCCTAGCATACTACTTTACTGAGCTAAAGGATGACCAGGTTAAAaag ATCGACAAGTACCTGTACTCAATGCGCTTCTCCGATGAGACGTTACTGGATATCACGCATAGATTTCAAATAGAGCTGGTACAAGGACTGGGAAGAGACACTAGTCCCACCGCATCCCTAAAGATGCTGCCTACGTTTGTGCATTCCATCCCCGATGGGTCAG AAAAAGGAGATTTCATCGCGTTAGATTTAGGAGGCAGTAACTTCCGCATCCTCCATGTCAAAGTGAGCCATGAGAAGAAGCAGACGGTTCAGATGGAGAGTGAAATCTACGACACACCAGAGGACATCATTCATGGCTCTGGAACAAAA CTGTTTGATCATGTGGCAGATTGTCTCTGCGACTTcatggaaaaacacaaactcaAAGACAAGAAGCTCCCAGTTGGGTTTACCTTCTCCTTCCCCTGCAACCAGACCAAACTGGATGAG GGTATTTTAATAACGTGGACAAAACGTTTTAAAACCACCGGAGTGGAGGGTATGGATGTTGTACAGCTGCTCAACAAAGCAATTGAAAAACGAGGA GACTTCAGTGCTGACATCATGGCAGTGGTAAATGACACTGTGGGAACAATGATGACCTGTGGCTTTGATGACCAGCGCTGTGAAGTTGGCATCATTATTG GTACGGGTACCAACGCGTGCTACATGGAAGAGCTGCGCCACATTGACCTGGTGGAGGGAGACGAGGGCCGCATGTGTGTGAACACTGAGTGGGGAGCCTTTGGGGATGATGGCAGGTTGGAAGACATCAGGACGGAGTTTGACAGAGAGATAGACCGAGGATCTCTGAACCCGGGGAAACAGCT aTTTGAGAAGATGGTCAGTGGGATGTACTTGGGAGAACTGGTACGTCTAATCCTCGTCAAGATGGCCAGAGAAGGGATGCTGTTTGAGGGAAGGATTACGCCCGAGCTGCTCACTAAAGAAACATTTCAAACCAAGCACATCTCAGCCATAGAGAA GAGTAAGGAAGGCTTGACCAAAGCTAAAGAGATTTTAACCAATCTGGGCCTTGAGCCTTCCACTGAAGACTGCATCGGTGTACAGCAT gTTTGTGCCGTTGTGTCTTTCCGTTCGGCTAACCTGATAGCGGCCGCACTGGCTGGTATCCTGAAAAGGCTAAAGGAGAACAAAGGAGTAACACGTCTCAGAACCACAGTGGGCATCGATGGCTCTCTCTACAAAATGCACCCACA GTACGCTCGTCGGCTTCATAAGACTGTCCGGCGTTTGGTCCCCGACTCTGATGTCCGCTTCCTTCTGTCGGAGAGCGGCAGTGGAAAGGGTGCTGCCATGGTGACGGCTGTGGCGTATAGACTCGCCGAACAGTCGCGACAAATCGCCGAAATGCTTTCTGAGTTCTGTCTGACAAAAGAACAGCTGCTAGAA GTGAAAGCACGGATGAGGACAGAGATCCTAACCGGCCTTTCCAAGAGCACTCAGGACTCTGCTACTGTTAAAATGCTGCCGACCTTTGTGCGATCCACACCAGATGGCTCAG AGCATGGGGATTTCCTGGCTTTGGATTTAGGAGGAACCAACTTCAGAGTTCTGCTGGTCAAGATTCGTTCAGGAAAAAGGAGAACGGTGGAAATGCACAACAAAATCTATGCCATTCCTCTTGAAGTGATGCAAGGCACAGGAGAGGAG CTGTTTGATCACATTGTGCACTGTATCAGTGACTTTTTGGACTACATGGGGATGAAGAACACTCGTCTTCCTCTTGGTTTCACATTCTCATTCCCCTGCAGACAAACCAGCCTGGATGCT GGCATCTTGCTGACATGGACGAAGGGCTTCAAGGCGACAGACTGTGAAGGAGAAAATGTGGTGGAACTGTTGAAGGATGCCATAAAGAGAAGAGAG GAGTTCGACTTGGACGTGGTTGCCGTCGTCAACGATACTGTTGGGACCATGATGACATGTGCTTATGAGGAGCCAACCTGTGAGGTCGGACTCATTGCAG GTACGGGCAGCAACGCATGCTACATGGAGGAGATGAGGAACATTGAGATGGTGGAAGGTGATGAGGGACGTATGTGTGTCAACATGGAGTGGGGAGCTTTTGGAGACAACGGATGCCTTGATGACATTCGGACGGACTACGACAGAGCTGTGGACGACTTTTCACTCAACCCTGGCCAGCAGAG ATATGAGAAAATGTGCAGCGGCATGTACCTCGGTGAAATAGTGCGGAACATCCTCATCGACATGACCAAGAAAGGATTCCTGTTCAGAGGACAGATTTCTGAAACCCTGAAGACCAGAGGAATATTTGAAACTAAATTCCTCTCACAGATAGAGAG TGATCGGCTGGCTTTGCTCCAGGTGAGATCCATCCTGCAACACTTGGGCTTGGACAGCACCTGTGATGACAGTATCATCGTCAAAGAG GTTTGTGGAGTCGTGGCACGTCgagcagctcagctctgtggaGCAGGAATGGCTGCTGTGGTGGATAAGATTAGAGAGAACAGAGGACTGGAACATATGAACATCACTGTAGGGGTGGACGGGACGCTCTATAAGTTGCATCCACA CTTCTCCCCGATCATGCACCAGACGGTGAAGGAACTGGCTCCTCAGTGTAACGTCAACTTCCTGCTGTCGGAGGACGGGAGCGGAAAGGGAGCTGCTCTCATCACAGCTGTGGGTTGCCGGTTGCGGCAGGAGTTAAATGATAAATAG